In Thermodesulfobacteriota bacterium, the genomic stretch TAGGGATAATGCTTAACAAGGAAGTTATCGACTTCCGAATACTCGCGGTTGGCAACGCCAACCTCGAGGAGCTTGTCCTTTGGCGAGGCCCCTAATACCTCGATAATCTGCCCAAGCTTATTGAGCCTCGACCTGTATCTTGTCTTATCGATAAACCCTTTCATTTCCTCTCCCGCTCAGGCGCGCTTCATCTTGTTCTTTTTTATTGCGTCTTCATAAATGGCAATAAGCCCCTTGTAATGGACCTCGTGGTTGAACTCGGCCTCGACCAGCGCCCTTGCATTTCTGCCGAGCCTCTCGACGAGCGCCCGGTCCGAGGCGAGCATCAATATCTTTTCCCTGAGGTCCTTCGCGTTCCCGGGCTCGAAGAGCAGCCCTGTCTCATTATCCCTTACAAGCTCAGGTATGCCGCCGATGCGTGCGCCGACAACGGGTCTGCCTGCGGCAAAAGCCTCCAATGCGGTCCTCCCGAAGGCCTCATACCATTCCGACGGCAATATAGCAAACATTGCCTCCGAAATCTTTCCTATAAGGGCCGGTTTTTCAAGATGGCTGAATATCCGTATGTTGGAAATTTTTTCAGATTTTATTTTTTCAAGGAGCTCATTTTTTTGCGGGCCGTCGCCTACTATATGGAGCTCGAGCTCGATGCCCTTGAATGCCTCACAAAGCGTGATCAGGCCCTTTTCATGAGAAAGCCGCCCGAAATAAATGGCAGCAGGTGGCCCGTCCCTGAAAGGTGCCGGTTCTCGATAATCGTCCAAATCGACGATATTTGGCAATATTGCGATATCACCCACAAAGCCCATTTCTTCCAATTTGCTTTTAAGAAAGCGGCTGGTAGCGATGAACACATCAACTTCCCGATATATTCTCATCAACCTATGGAGCGTCATTTCCGAGGCCACGAGGAGGCTGTTGGCGAAAGAACCTTTGTGGCATCTGTTAATGGCTGCCCTGTAGAAGCGCCCGCCCTTGCAGTCCTCACAGACTCGTCCGTTGGAGAGCATGGCGTACGACGGACAGACGAGCTTATAGTCCCTTAATGACATGACGACAGGAAGGCCCCTCCTTTTGAACTCGTCTATTATCGATGGCGACAGCTGGTGTGCGATGTTGTTGAGGTGGACTATATCGACGGGATACTCATCGAGGAGTTTCGAGACCATTCTTTTGGCCTCGAACGAGTAAAGGAGCCGCCCGGCGGCCTTCAGCCGTCCGGCAAAGGAAATTTTTCCGGCATAGTCCACGTTAGAGACAAAAAACCTGGAGAATTCGCTCTCGATGTTAGAGGGGTGGTCCATCGAGAAATAAGCGACCCTATGGCCTTTTTTTTCAAGCAGCCTGGCTGTCTCGAACATCGAGACCTCGGCCCCTCCCCTCGGGTAAAGGAATTTATTGGCAAAAAGTACGTTCATGGCGAATGTAATCAAATACCTTTCTTGGCTTGTTGATGACAATTAATAGGCGGCATATCCCGGCGTAACGGCCCTCTTGATCCTCCTATGAAAAGCATAAGCCATTGCCGCGACGGTTATTGTCTCCGAGAGCACTATCGCCTCGGCCGCCCCTGTTGCGCCACGCGCCATGACAAGCGGGGGGCCGAGTGCGAAGATGGCGATGACCCCGAGCATTGTCATGAGGTTGTGTAGCCTTTGACGTCCTGCCGCTGAAAAAGCGTTCCCGTACCCATACCTGAGATAGACCAGGGGGACCAGCCAGACGATGACCCGGAATATGCCCACGCTCTCCTCATACTGGTTGCCGAAAAGAAGCATCACGAGACCGGAACCCCAGACAGTGCCAAGAACTCCGATAGGCGTCCCGATGGATATCATTATCATCTTCAGTCTTTTATGCGAAGCGAAGAAGGCTTCCCTGTCCTTTACGAAATGCTCGGAAAGGGCCGGGTAAAAGGCCGTCGGTATGAGGTATCCGGCGCTGCACGCGGCAAGTATTATCCTGTAAGGGGCCGAAAAAAGACCGACCTCGTAGGAGGACATGAAGAACTGGAGCAGCAGCACCGGCATGAATATGTAGAGAAGGAAGAAGCCGCCGGAGACGGTGAAATAAACGGACTCCCTGATATGATGGAGCCAGAGGCGGGGGCTGAAAACGGGCCTTACACGGACGCCCGTTATGCGCTTCAACATCAAGATGAGGGCAACTGACCCGCACAGGAACGAAAGGGACGAAAGGAGCGCGGCCAGGGCGGTGTCCGCCTGGTCGTCGACTAAGACAAGGATGGATGCCAGGAACACGCCGGAAGTTATGAAGCTCCCGACGGCGATGAACTTGAACTTTTCGAGGCCCTTGAGCACCCAGTCCGGATAGAAAGAGTTCGTGAGTAGATAGAGTCCGGAAAAAACGAAGACGAGCCTTGTCTCTGGCTGCATATCCATTATGAAAAGCGTCCCTGAATAAACCGAGAAGAAAAAAATCCCGCTCATCATCCTCAGGGTGATTAGCGGGTTCGCGATGGATTCAGCCTCGCATTTCCTCCTGGCGATCTCCCTTATACCGTACATCCCGATGCCTATGTCGACCATAACCCACAGGTAGAGGGTGATTATCTGGGCGACCGAGAAAACGCCGAAATTGGAGACGCCGAGCACCCGCGCGAGATGGACGTTTGTTATGAAGATGACGCCTTTTGCGGCCCCTTCGCCAAGAAGAGACCAGAAGAAATTCGAGGCGACCCTCTTTTTCGAGAAAAAAGACATTAGCCAGGATACCATCGCGCGCGCCTTTACGAAACCGAAAAGGCCGCAAAGAGCGATGGGACGAACTCCGAGAGCGACGACGAGACCACTACCGCGCGCTTTGGCCCGGCTTTCTTATCTAAATGCTCAGGTGTATGGAGACCATGTGCCGCAGTGTTTTCCCCCGCCTCCGCCTTGCGCACCCTCGCCATGGGAAGCTTATTCGCAAAAAATATATTCATGGCAAAGACCAAATACCCTTCCTGCCCTGCTACCGGATGGCAGAGGCACACCTTTCCTCCCGGTACTTATTGATTTCCGAATCGAACAGGGACTCTGCCTGCCCTGAAAAGTTTTTACCCCAGGTAAGCATGTTTTTCAATGGATATCTTGCGACTATCGAGGGGGAATGGTCGTTTATGAGCTTCCATCTCATCCGCTCCTCCTTCATATCAATCTTCCAGTCGTCGTCCCTGTGGAGCATCACCCCGAACCTTTTTCCGTTCTTCTCCGCAACCTTCTTGAACGCGTCCACGTAGAACCCGATATTCGCGCTTACGGGGGGGTAGGTCTCGCAGATTATGGCGTCTATGTGCGGCGATGCCGCCATTTTTTCCAGGTCTACCCCCCGCTGCATCCCCCACGCGCCCCATTTGTGCGTGGACGGCACGGTGAAGCCCTTTTCCGCTATACCCTCGTAGGGGAGGCTCCACTGGTGGAGGCCGAAATAGATAACGCCCCTCCACTCGGGATTCTTCTCATTCACCTTGTTCGCCATAGCCGCCACCTGGTCTATCCACGACGACTGGAAGAGGCCCGTCGTGAATTCATGCCAGTGCCTCCACACGCCTTCGGCCCTCGGAAGCTCGCTGAAGGACTGGCCCGGACGGACCACCTCGGGGACGTTATAGCCCGGGAAATACCCGGTCAGCCCGCCGCCGTTCCCAACCATCTCGGGCCTGTGCACAGGGAATTTGTCGACGAGCCTGCCGTCGAACGTCACGTTATTCCTCCTGCAGTATTCTTTCCAGGCCTCCAGCACCGCGGGGCTGTATGTTGCGTTATTCCAGTAGTCGAACCTGTTGTTGTTTCCCCTGTCCATTTCACCGAAATAGACGAGGACGTCTTCATTGAAGAAAAACCCGCTGAGGAGTCCTTTGAACGGCTCAAGGTATCTCTTCTCGTATTCCCCGAGGAAATCGGAAACAGCCTCACGGTTCAGGACATCGAAAAGCGGCCTCCCGTTCGTCTCGGCAGGGACTATCGTGCCGTCATTGAGCATCCTGTGAGCCTGGTATTCAGGGGTAATCTCAATGAACGCCCTTATCCTCTCGGGAAGCCTCCACGAGGTAGCCCAGAGCTCAATGCCGTACGCCCTGGCGCGCCCGGCGATCTCGCGGTGGACCCTGAGGTCGTCCGTTGAGTAGAAGAGCGTCTCGTACTCGATGCCGTCGACCCGCCCGCTCAATTCCCTGAATATCCCGTCAGCTTCTTCAACCGTGCTTATGGCGCCGTATCTGCTGCTGTAATAGGTGCTCAATGACTGGACAAGGAGATATGCGCCGCATTCGCCGGGAGTGCCGGCCCCGCTGCCCCCGATTCCGTCCGTACGGGCCCTGTGCAGCGTCTTGGCAAACCGCCCCTCGCCGGTCTCAATCACAGCCACGTGAGGCTCTATGCTCTTGAGGACGCCCGCTCCGAATACGCTGTCCCCGACATGGAAGCCCTCGCGCTCGCCTGTCTCTATATTCAGGAAAAAAGCGTTCCCCTGGCCGGTATCGCTCACTGAAGTGCCTATGAGCTCGATACCGCGGATTGGTATCTGTCCTTTTTTCTCATAGGCTGCGAAACTTTCAGCGCCGGCATCGATCATGGCGGAGGGGGACACGTCGAAGTCGACCTCCGTCATGGCGAGCCGGGCTTTAGCGGCGATTTCATGCTGTGCCTGTTTTGGAGCTGAAACGCCGCCTGCCTTCCATCCATGTGCGCCGGCAGCGTGGAAGGCGTCTTTCCGCGCCATTGTTATCCCCACGGTCAGGAAGAAAACGGCGAATATCAGGAAAATGCCTGCAAGTATGTTTTTCGATGGCGCTGACCGCATCCGGCTAGCCTCCCTTATCCAGAACGGCTCGTATTTGTAATAAGTATATACCGGGAGCGCTGGCCCGGGATATTATGTGGATTGTTCAAGGCAACCTCGGAAATCTGGGGTTTTCCGCAAATCAAGGAGGGTGGCCGGGATTAAACAGGGAGCATATCCGATATACGGGCATTTTATCCCGTAACCTACACAGAGTCCGGGAAAAAGACCGGATTCAGAGTTGCCTTAAGCTACTCGTCCTTGCCGCCGTCTATCGCGTATTTCTCGAGCTTATATCTCATTGACCTGAATGAAAGCCCCAATAGGCCTGCCGCCTTTTTCTTCACTCCGCCCGCTTTTTTGAGGGCGTCGGCGATTACGGCCTTTTCGAAATCCTCTACTGTCTTTTCGAGGTCCATCCCGGTCTCCGGCACTTTTGCCTGCCCGTCCTGGGAAGGCAGAATGGCCTGGAACTGCGGCCTCTCG encodes the following:
- a CDS encoding glycosyltransferase produces the protein MITFAMNVLFANKFLYPRGGAEVSMFETARLLEKKGHRVAYFSMDHPSNIESEFSRFFVSNVDYAGKISFAGRLKAAGRLLYSFEAKRMVSKLLDEYPVDIVHLNNIAHQLSPSIIDEFKRRGLPVVMSLRDYKLVCPSYAMLSNGRVCEDCKGGRFYRAAINRCHKGSFANSLLVASEMTLHRLMRIYREVDVFIATSRFLKSKLEEMGFVGDIAILPNIVDLDDYREPAPFRDGPPAAIYFGRLSHEKGLITLCEAFKGIELELHIVGDGPQKNELLEKIKSEKISNIRIFSHLEKPALIGKISEAMFAILPSEWYEAFGRTALEAFAAGRPVVGARIGGIPELVRDNETGLLFEPGNAKDLREKILMLASDRALVERLGRNARALVEAEFNHEVHYKGLIAIYEDAIKKNKMKRA
- a CDS encoding flippase produces the protein MVSWLMSFFSKKRVASNFFWSLLGEGAAKGVIFITNVHLARVLGVSNFGVFSVAQIITLYLWVMVDIGIGMYGIREIARRKCEAESIANPLITLRMMSGIFFFSVYSGTLFIMDMQPETRLVFVFSGLYLLTNSFYPDWVLKGLEKFKFIAVGSFITSGVFLASILVLVDDQADTALAALLSSLSFLCGSVALILMLKRITGVRVRPVFSPRLWLHHIRESVYFTVSGGFFLLYIFMPVLLLQFFMSSYEVGLFSAPYRIILAACSAGYLIPTAFYPALSEHFVKDREAFFASHKRLKMIMISIGTPIGVLGTVWGSGLVMLLFGNQYEESVGIFRVIVWLVPLVYLRYGYGNAFSAAGRQRLHNLMTMLGVIAIFALGPPLVMARGATGAAEAIVLSETITVAAMAYAFHRRIKRAVTPGYAAY